Below is a genomic region from Papio anubis isolate 15944 chromosome 14, Panubis1.0, whole genome shotgun sequence.
gcagcagaatcacttgaacccgggaaacaaagggtgcagtgagccaagatcacaccactgcattccagcgtaggtgacagaacaagactctgtctcacaaaaaatgCACCCCAATTTCCCTACTACCATCTCTTTCCTGCTGACAATCTACGTGGTTTAAGAAGAATGGGCTCAACCCCAGTATAAGCATGTGACCCAGGCCTGGCAAAGCCAAACTTGGCATTTCCCTGGCCAGTGGCATTGATTGGAGGATGGGGTAGTGTCTCACAAGCAGTGAGGCATCAGTTCCCAGACTTTCATTAGATACTTCCTGGTAGAGTAGCTGAAAAGATAGAAACCTGGAGTTTGGGGACAGCCATCTTATAACCTCGTGGACAAAACCTGCCAGAGAATAGTACCAACACGGAATAAACTTGAGAGTTGGAGAGAGCAAGCTATGTCCAATGCCTGATTTGACTCCCTGGTTAATGCTATGCCTGGAGCTGGGCTAACCCTGGACTTTTTAGTTATATGAGccaataaattctcttttttctcaaaCCAATTTCATTAGGTTTCCTTCAGTTGCTAAAGAAAAAATCCTGActaatgtacacacacacacacacacacacacacacacacactctctctctctctctctcataataGCATAGAAAACCCTTATTTAGTGCTTACTCTGGCCAAGCTCCGTGTCCGTTATCTCACTATATCCTTACAATAGCTTTATGACATGGTTATGGAAACAGCGTAGTTAATAAATGTCAGTCCTGCAATTTCAAAATCAGGGCTGTCTGGCTTCAGGTCCGGAACTTTTCACTCCTATCTCTATTTAAAGTAAGGAAATGAGGACTAGGGTGATGATAAGGAAACAACACATCTGAGCAAGATAAATGATTGAACTGTTCCCAGTTTACCAAGCAGGAATCACTGTGACAGCCAAAGTACTGTCATTTATTCTACAAGTAAATGATCACATTTTTACCACTAGTTCACTACCCCAGAGATGCCGTTTCTGTTCTCTTCATTTCCTGACTGCTCAAGACGATGCCAGAATGAGATGTCAATTCAGCTGCTGTCACTAGTCCCAAATGGAAATGCGTCTCTCTCACATCAGCCATCCAAGTGACAGCCCAATGCTAATGTAATGCCAAGTCCAGACTATGTCTGTCTTGTGATTCCACCATCCCTCGGAGGCAGCCTCGTCCATGTGGCCAAAGAAGGCTCCCAACCAACTTCGCTCTCCAGCCAGCTGGaagggggaagagaggaaggggaaggcaCACCCCTCCTAAGGTCACAGATTGGAAGTTGGACCATTACTTCTGTCCAGAATTTAGGGGCCAGAACTTGGTCACATGTCCCCACCCATCTAAAGAAGCAGGGAAATGTGTATCAGAtggccacatgcccagctaaaaaCTCTTCCAGAAATGGGAGATGAATGTCAGTGTCTGCACACAGTCTTGCAAGCAATGGTGTGCTTCTCTCTCTAAGGTATAGATAAAACAGGAGTGCAGAGGTGacatcagatttaaaaaaaaaaaactagccaaatAGAAGTATCTGTCCTACCTCCTACCAAGACACATTCCTGAGAGTTTAGAAGCAGCGTTCTAATCCGAAGCCTtatgtcctttctccactttctcTTGTCTCATATTCTTTGCCTCACCCCTTTCCCTGCAGTCCTACAAGAGTAATAATAAACTGGGTGACATGCGtcattcaataaaatactgtagaTGCCAGAGACACAGCGGTGAGCCAAAAGGACATTACCTTTTGAAGCTGAGAGTCCAGTGGGGACACATGTTAATCTAAGATCCACAAATGCAAGACTCCAAGGCCTGAGAAATAGAGGCCTATGAGCGAGGGACTAAAGAGAAACTGGTCTAGTCAGGGAGGTTAGCTGAGGGGAGAGCAGATATACCAGGGAGAAGAGGCAGGGAATGGGCCGGGCATAGGAAGAGCACAAGAAAGGCCCTTTGGCCACCTctttcctgcccctgcccctccctctctcctctccctcgcTAGGATCCCCTAAGGCATTCCTGCCAGATTGTTTATCCCTCAgtccttttctgtttcctctctaCCCTGGGTGGGAATTCGAAGATTTGATTTTTGTAGTATTAGCTACTACACTGTATTTCAGGACCTTTCCAGAAAAGTATGGGCTCTAGGGTCTGAGCAGTTTTTCTGATAAATACTGTCTTTTAGCCCTTGAGTAAGAATCAAGTGTTTAAAGACACAGGCCAGTGAGACGCGGTATCTACCTGCAGAACCTGCCCCTCCAGGCTCTGGGACctgaagggaaaagaagaaaaggcctTAGCACTGTCAAACCTGGAAGCTTCCGAAATGCAAAgaagatgtttttttaaaaaaaaaaaaaaaaagatgccggacttggtggctcacgcctgtaatccctacacattgagaggccaaggcaggcgaatcacttgaggtcaggaggttgagaccagcctggccaacatggtgaaaccccgtctctactaaaaatacaaaaattagccaagtgtggtggagtgtgcctgtaaccccagctactcaggaggctgaggcagaagaattgcttgaacccaggaggtggagctgagatcgtgccactgcactccagcctgggcgacagaatgagactctgtctcaaaaaaaaaaaaagtaaactctcCGATTCCATGACCCGTTGTCCCTTATTTATCCTCAGGCATCCAAGTGTTGCCATTGTTTATCCATAGAAAATGAAGCTAATGAAGTGTATCCTCAGACCTGTTCCTTCAAGGGTTCACTTTGTCATTTCAAACATGTCATTTCAAACATACAGATTCAACCTAGGTCTCCATAGAATGCAAGATGATACCACTAACAGACAAAAAGTGAACTGTAGGAGTAAATTGAAATCAGTGACATCAGAACAATGATGCTTCAGCACTTTAATACCACAGAGTAGCTTCTAACACACTCGAGAGTGAAGTTTTAAAATCGTGAGTATGACTTTTTATGTGTTTCAATGCGTATATACGAACTCAAAGACATTTGGGCTCTCTCATTTAACATCTTTCGTAGTGACCCAGATGAAAAAGCAGTTAGTCAGGCAATACAGATCCAATCAGGTTTTATTGTTCTTACTAGTAACAGAATCAGAAGTGCACAGAAatacctgttttttaaaagaaatgtttagaaataaaattggaTATGAGACATCATGCGTTCAAGAGAAGCAGGTAAAATTATTTCACTTGTGCACACATTTCCAAACATCTCAAAGACTGCCGGGGATGCCTTGTAGGTTAAGAGCAATACTTCCTCCTCCCTAAAAGAAGTGTTTGCAGGCTCCAAATCTGCTACATTTAGGAGATTTCAATACActtgctttttccttcttctatACTTCTGTTCTCTGAAAAATGTCTCAAGTAGAAGATGACCCGTGATGCTGGCCCATGTCTGGGACCCCGTCAGCCTCGATGCAACTCTCCTCGTCCTCGTTTCTCTCTTTGCCCTCACCCTTATAAGAAACGCAGAAAGTGACTACGGATATTTTCTTCCCAAGCTCACACAGTGACTCCCAACCAGGGGTAGATAATGTGTCAAAATGCCCTAGGCTGGATCCTGATGGGGTGAGGATGTAGAGGGATCAAACCACAGGCTTCCCCAGCAAGCCACTGTTGCTGACAGGAGTGCGTCCATCTCTCTGCTGGGCTAGGATAGAAAAATAGTTGCCAACCACTGATTAAAGCCTGTGAACACACATGAGTTTTGAGCTTCTCCTGGGCAGGAATGAAGTAACTTACACTTTGTTTTCTAAACTGCTCAGCACACGGGAGGTGCTCCGTAAACACTGGTTGAAAGAATGAACGCTGTGCCTGGTACAACACAGCCAAAGGGGACCTATAGGATGCACATCTTTTAACGTGAGCCCCCAGAAAGCCAAGGGAGGAACAGGAGCCTTTATGCAGGGTTTTAGGGGTACAGAACCCAACGAGGAACCCAGGCATCCACTCCTGTCTCAGCTCAGAGGCGGGTCAGGCCGCATAAAGTGTCAAAGGGATCTGAAGCTAGAGCTGCTAGTCGTTGATGTTAACAAAGCGTGTCTGGGGAGGAAGCCTCGGTGTGGCAGAGGGCATATCCTGCAACCTTCCCTGGAGGGAATGATATGTATGGATTGGCCAACAGCAGTCTGTAGGGGTGCAGGGTCCAACGGTGCACAAAGCACTGCTGAGCAGAACCTGTCGCCCTTTTGGATCCAAcgctgctttttttttgagacagtcttgtcctgttgcccaggctggagtgcagtggtgcaatctcagctcaccgcaacctctgcctcctgggttcaagtgattctcctgcctcagcctcccaggtagctgggactacaggctcccaccaccatgcccagctaatttttgtatttttagtagagacaggttttcaccatgttggccaggctggtctccaccttctgcccctcaggcgatccgcctgcctcagcctcccaaagtgctgggattacaggcgtgaaacaccacacctggccccaatatcccattttaaaaacaaatattttaacttcTACTTTTCCATCCTGAGTTGAAATTCATCGATACAATTATCATctctataataatttaaaatatcaatataataCCCTAACtataacaaaggagaaataaaaagaaaagcattttacaataaaataatatgtatttttacataaataatcaGGAATGACTATGCTTGCAGACGAAAACAAGCCCAcaagcccccccacccccaacaattGCCTCATGCTCCCTGAGGTTGATACAACCCCACTGGGAACCACTGCTCTAGCCCATGGGACCCCAAGCCCTCTGTGGCCACAGAGCTCCTCGGCCACAGCCACTCACCCTCTGGCTgcaggagaggaggcaggaggcagggtcCAGACTGGCCCGTTCTTGCTCCACAACTGACTCATGTGGCATCTGTAGGGATCAATGCAGGTGGAGGTGGAGCACTCCAGGCATTCCAGGATTCCTCAACTATGCACAGGCTCCCCTGCCCACAGCGGCCAGCTTCCCACCCAACAACGTTGACTCTTGAGGAGAAGCCTCGGAAGACCAACAGAGGGGCATGAAGGTTCCGGTAGCCAGACTTGCGCTGCAAAatcccaggccaggccaggcggTGGCTCgcgcgtaatcccagcactttgggaggcgaggcaggtggacaggcagggttcaagaccagcctgggcaacatggtggcaGCTGTCTCTATAAAAGCGTAAAgtggcgggcatggtggtgcacgcctgtaatcccagctgcttgggaggctgaggcacaataattgcttgaacccaggaggtggaagttgcattgagcagagattgtacaactgcactccagcctgggcaacagagcgagactcggtctcaaaaaaaaaaaaaaaaaaaatcccaagccAGGAAGATTGACAAGGtcaaatttctttaaatgttttgtcacTTTTGGGGAGGGGGAGCCAGTGTGTTCTTTACCTGTCTGGTCTCTACTTTAACAATAATATCTACCAGCACAGAAGGCTGTGCCTGGACCCCCAGCTTTGCCCACAGGAGCTCTCTGGTCCAGCTAAGAGCCCAGAGATGAGATGAGGCCGCCCGGTGAAAGCCAGTTCCCCCAAGCGTGTGGCAGCACAGTGCAGGGGACAGAGTGTGACCCTTGGAGCTTGACAGGCTCACATCCCAGCTGTGTGGTCCACTAGCTTTGTGACAGCAAGTCACTTAGGTTCTCTGTGCTTCCTCGTCAATGATAAAATGCGGAAGATAAAACCTACTTTGCTGAGTTATATTGAGTATTAAGCAGAATCGATGAAAAGCACCCAGCCCAGTGCAGGAAGCAcagcagacactcaataaatggtttttCCCCTCTCAAACATCTGGAGGGCAGCCAAGGGCAGCAGGGAAAGCAGGCAGCAGGGAGCCTCAAAGGTCTAGCTTCAAGTCCAGATCCTAAACTGCAGGCTGTACATCTTATCAAATGGAAGTGATGATACCAACTTGGGAGGACTGACACGTGCAGGTTCCAGGGAAGCCCTGCGCTGGCCAGTCTCATGACTCCTGCTAACCCTTGCCCAGTGCCATCATAGCCGTCTCTACCACCCTGTTCTTAACCCGGAAGCATCCTCCGGTCTCCCAGAGTAAAACCAGCCAGAGTGTTTACTGTAACATCGGCTGCCTCCTCCACCCCCTTGGAAGCCACTGTATGTTTACTGAGGATAGGAGTACTGTGCCTTCCTCCTTGCAACTGGTATCCTTTCTACCAAGGAAATGATGAGATAGTGTGGTCTCAATCTAAAGCAGAAGTTAAGGTTGGGCACGAGGAAGAATATCCCTGCTGAGGCATCTTATCTGTATAAACCTAACTCTTCCCATGCATCTGTTAAGACATGGACAGTTACCTGCAAGGCTGTGACCCCACTGAGTCTGAAGGTGGGAGATTGAGGCTGGTGACCTTGCAAGCTCCTAGCAAGGCTGGGGACCAGTGGGTCCTTCTAGGGCAGACGTTCAGGGACAGCCATGGAGATTCCACAGGGACCCACCAACTCCGGGGCCACCCGAAACAGTGAGCTGAGCGGGTAGtacaggaagttgaggcaggtggCAGTGTAGAGGTTAGCGTAGCGCATCAGCCGGCTGGAGAAGAGTGTCTGGCGGAAACCGCAGCGGAACAGGCTGCCCACGGTGCTGTAGCACAGGTCCAGCTCCCGGGTGACCCTCTGGCCAGAGGGGCAACGCACTGAATTGAAATCCCAGCCCACCTAAGCCTGCCCTCGCCTACTCCCTTTCTGGGCAACcctggcctctctgggcctctcacCAGGGGACATTGAGGCCTATGCCCCTCTGTAGGGAAGGAGCAGCGTGTTGTAGACttttggaggtggggcttttggaGGTGGGGCAGCTCCCCTCTTTGCCACAGGCCCCACTCCGGCTTTCCATCACAGTTACCTGCCTGGCCCTGGAGATGGACCACCGAGGACTAAACCCACAGCTTAATTTACCTTCTGAGTCCAACAGAGGACTTGGCAATGGCGACACCCCCAGCCCCGCTCCTACTCTCGTGGCAGGCCCCACCCCGCCACCAGGCCCTGTTTCCTTGTCTGCTTTTAGAGCCTAGAGAATGGTCCCAACATTTACTCCCAGGATgacccctctctgagcctcagtttcctcatctgtaaaataaaggtgGCAATCCCAGCTCCGTCCACCTCTTAAGGCTGTGGGAAGATCAAACGACTGTGCTTTGTAAAAGGCTCTGCAAAGACCCTTTGTGATCGGCCCCAGCTGCGCTTGGGATGACCGAGTGACCTGATTCCCTCCATCTGGCCGGCCCATGGGCACCTCCAGCTTTTTGGTGGCCGGTCAGTAATGTCACGAGGGAAcactgtcttttcttctctttccccaggACCTTGGGCTCACTGGCCCTAAATCACATTTCCTATCAGAACTGGCTAGTGGGTCAATAAGGGCCCAGCCAGCACGCAGGCATTTCCTAGGCAGGGTGATTGGCGAGGACTGCAGGACTGCCCTTTGGAATGTCGGCCAGCAGAGGGCGCTAGCTGACAAGGCAGGTGGAGCCCAGTTGCGGTTGAGGAGAATCCGGTAACTGGGCCTTTGGCACCAAGGACAAAACTAGCAGGCAAGCAGTGGGGAAGCGAACTCGGCTCCACTGCCCCTGGGCCTGTGCTTTCCTCCCTCACCACCCAGCTCTCACCTGGATCTCTCTCTTGGTAAAGTTGATGACTTGCAGCTCACAACTGCTCCCATCCATGTGCCTggtacaaaaatagccaggtgacCCAGGGGAGACACAGAGCCTCCTAGTGCCAGGACAGTCTCCTTAGACCCCAGCAGGGGTAGGGTGGGGGGACACCGTGCGGACATCCAGTGGGGGTGCCGGGCTGGGGGTGTGCACACGAGCGAGGGCAAGTCCCTGAGTGCTGGACGGGTTCGGAAGAAGGGCCTAGAGGTCACAGAGTGTGAGCAGTCCCAAGGGGGTGAGAGGGGTCCCCACAACCAGTTTGCTAGGGAAGCTTAGCCTGAAACACATCTTGTTGTTCTGACAACCTTGGCCAGGACCTCGCTGCCAGGAAgggatgtgagccactgcccctccATCCCTCTCCCTGTCCCATCCCACCCCCAGAAAGGCCAGGGTCTCACTGGTTTGGGGCTGCCAGGTGCGTGTCCAGCCTCTTCAGCTCCTCCAACCCCTCTGAAAAGCCGCCAGGGGTCAGTGGGGGTGAGTGACGGCCCGTGTCACCCACTGGCCCTGCCTGCCTGTGTCTGCCGTGGTCCAGCTGAGGACTTGCACTCCCCCAACTGTGTACATAACACCCCTGGCCCCTTACATCAGGTGAGACTCTGCCCAGACCGAAGCAGGGACAGCGTAGGCCCCGTAGGCCCCATGGGACAGGGGAGGGAGTCAGGTGACCTTCCTGAGGTCACATGGCAATGACTCAAACCTAAAGCCTCAGCTCTCAGGACAAACCCCAAATTGTGTGGGCTCACACGACTCCCTGCCCTGGAGGATGACTTCACGTCATTCCTGGATGGAGGGTGTGTACCTTCCACTCACTGAACCTCCtcggggtgggtggggagggtggggtcAGGTGCAGGAGGAAGGTGCCGCCTGCAGCTTTGCCcctactggctgtgtgacttggggcAGGCCGCTTAGCCTCCCTGGgtctctgtttccttgtctgtttCCTCCCCCAGAAAAAACAGAGCGGCCAGGATTCCTGGTCACAACTACTAACCTCCCACGGGCAAAAGGGGAAGGCAGTGCTGGGGCCTCTGCACAGGCGGCCAGTACCCCTCTGACTGTTCCCGACACCAACAGCTCACCCTTCTCCCGGGCCCAGATGTCCAGCTCCCAGGACAGCTCAGGAACCACCAGGCAAGTCCGCCAGCCCTGCCGCTTCTTGGACTTCAGAATGTCCCCAAAACTGTGGTGCCCAATATACAGGATGTCCTTCCCCCGAACCCCAAGCAGCTTGCACACCATGTCCAATGAGCCTGCCCCACCAAGAGAGGACAGACACCCGTTTGCCCTTCCTGCCTTGGGGCAGGTGACTTGGGTCAGGTGAGGGGCCTGGGTTCTTAGTTGAGGGAGGGAGGGTTCCCAAGGAGTGATGGGGCATGGTGGGAGCTGGTACCTCCAGAGTAGAGAGCACAATGCTGGTGCGACCCTGTGTGGGTGCCCACGCGGAGCTTTCCTGAGTCCTGGAGGGGCAGAGGGGTGCCCTGGAGCCAGAAGAACCACATCTTTGGTCTCTAGCTAGGGAGGGTCTCAGGGAGCTGGGAGTGGCAGAGGTAATCATGGGGGTGTGGGAGGAAGGAGGCAGCAGAGGGCGCTGAAGGAGTCCtcaggttccctgcctccagggaCAGACAGGCCAGCAAAGCTGCCAGCCACAAAGGCAGGTCAAGTCTAAGGGGCAGGCAGGCTGCCCTCTCTAACCATGGTCCATGGGTGCAGATCGACTGACCTCTGCACCTGCCATTACCGTGTTGACCTGCCTCAGGACCACCCCCTCTGCAAAGAGGCGGGGCTTCTGCGTGTCCACCACTATCGGGTCGAAGTAGGACCTCCAGGGCCTGACCGAGGCCTCAGCCTGTTGGGGGTGCACACGAGCCGCACACGCACAGCCTGGTAAATCTGACCTTGCCACAGCCGGTCACCCACCACAGACTGCCCTCTCCCCACCAACCTCCCAGCTGGATGAGACCTCTCCAGCCCCTGGGAACCAGTTCTCGCTGCCCAGCGTCCCCAGCCAAGCTGGGCAGTAGAAAGTGCTCAAAAGGAACTTGTGGAGGTGGGTGTCGAACATCATGTGCCAGCCTCCAGATCTCCTCACAGCACAGACCCAGGGACAGGTGGCACCAGCATGGCTACCAAGTTAGGGCCCTGCTGCCTGCCCAGTGACACCTGGTCATTCCCAGTGACCAGGCCCTGTCACTCCCAGCACCCCTCCCTTTGACCTGCCATGCCCTCATCTTACCCCCTTTCCGCCGCCCCTCCCCACAGAGCTGACTGCCTCCTATCCCCCGCAAAGGCTCCTCCCATGGCCTGGCTGAGGTCACCAGCCTCCTACCCACTGGGGAGCTTCCACTCATGAGAAATGACCACTCACACACTCAGGTCTTCCTCAAAGGGAGGCTGGACGTGGGAGAGACCCACGTCTCTCCCTGGCGCCCTGGCCCTTTGCACAGCCCACCCCAGCCATGCGCACAACACTCCAATACTCACCTCACTGATGCTGAACAGGTAGGTCATGATGGCCTGGCAAGGAAAAGGCAGGGTCAGGGCACCAAACTTGGGCCAccgcctgcctctgccctcaCCCACCATCCCCCTGGCACACTGGTGGCCACAGGAGCAAGATGGTGAGAAAGTTGCTCATTCCCCTGAGGCCTTGAAAGGCCAAGAAATggagcccaggagaccagcccAGTGGTGGGGGTAGGAGGGTCTttgctccccaccccacccctccctgtTGCTTGCAATGCCTCCGTGTCTCCTGGGGCCAGGAAGGAGGCGGAGGGCCCACCCCTCCATACACATACTCAGTCGGTGTAGTTGTAGCTGCTGTTGGTGGCCAGAAACACTTTCCCAACCTCCTTCATCTTCCCCAGCACGATGGGGAGGCGTGGCTGGAGCAGAGATAGAGGGACTTGCAGGGGTGGGACTCCCAGAGCCACCCTGGGATCCCCTCCTCAGGTCTCAGCCTTCTGGGAGcccaccccagcccaggcagGTAGGCACCAGGCCCCAGAAAACGACCCCCAGCACCTGGGGAGCAGAGCTCAGCCTAAACCTCAAAGAAAGCCAGGGAAGGGTTGCGGGGGGCAGCCCTGCTGCTTCAGGGGTGATGGCCATGGCCCTGGGTCTGTGGCGACTCACATGCTTCTCCACATATTTCTCCAAGTCCTCCAGGGTCTTCTCCTTGAGACAACCCTGCAGGAGGGACCAAagggccgtgtgtgtgtgtgtgtgtgtgtctgtgtgtgtgtgtgtgtgtgtgtgtgtttgtgtacccACCCACATGTCTGTGTCCAAGATGGGGAGAGTGGGTGGCTCTGGGAAGCCCAGACCAGACCTCAGTCCTCAGTGGGAAGTGGATGGAAAATCTATGGGGACTGGTGGCCCGAAGGCTGCCCAGGAGAATCAAGAGCAGACAGGTCAGGGGTCCGGGGGTCCTGGACCACTCACTCACCGACTGGTGGACATTATTCATGGCATCATTCACATCCTGGAAGAGACTTCGGAAGGACATGAAGAGGTTCACATGCTGATAACCTGTGTCACAGCTGGGGCAGGCCAAGAGGGGACAGGGGACGTCAATAAGGGGACCTGACGTGACCTCCAACCCTGAGTCCCAAACCAGAGTGACCCCACCAGCCACACTGAGGCCTTCACTGGGCTTATGTCCCAGCCATCCTGGGAGGGGCATCACCCAGGGCTAAGGGTCACCCCTTGGGGGCAGCACCGGTGACAGGGTTGGGGGCCACCTTGCAGTAAAGGCCTTCCCACTGAGCCTTCTGGAGCCCTTCCAGTCCCTCGGGGAACCCTTGGGGGGCCCCCACTTTGGGATTTGGTCCCTGAGCAGTAACTGTGTCCTACTGGTCGCCCCAGGGCTGGACAGGGCATGAGACGCACGTGGTGTAACGGGAGCAGCCGGAGAAGAAGTCCAACAGGCAGGCACAGAGGTAGGTTTCTGGGGCAGACAGGCCCGTCAGTTGTCAGGCCGGGAAGCCAGGCAGTTCCCCACCAGGCCAGACCTGGAACCCTCAGCTCCAGACCTCGGGACCACCTCCTGTGCCCCCAACCCTCCACCCACCAGGCAGGTTGAAGAGCGTGTTGAGGATGTGGAAGCGCTGCAGGTCATCCCTCTGAATGAACTTGTTGGGGTAGAAGCTCCAGATCTCTGAGAAGGAAGTAGGCGGGGGGCAGCCAATGCCCCCTCCCCAGTGCCTCCTGGAGGCCTGTCCAGGGTCTGGCCATCCCTTCCAACCGCCACCCATCCCTTCTGTGCTGAGCCTCCCCTGTGGGCCTgtgtccttcctccctccctccctctgtcctcccCCACAGTGGGCAGTCCTCCCCTCCTGGCCTGCCACCCTCCCGGCACCCTTTGTCCCTTACTCTGAGAGAAAGGTGAAGCCATGGGCACCCAGCAGCACATTCCCGTGGGCATCCACCTTCAGCAGGTTCCCATAGAGCGCATTGAACAACAGCCCCCTGTGGACGGGGGTCGGGGGGACTGTGGGTGGGAGTACCAAGGCCGGGTGGCCTCCCGCCTGTCCTGAGTCACACACCTGGTGGGGAAGGTGGAGTCGTAGGTGTAGCGCAGGATCTCGTGTGGGTATCCGATGCACGCTAGGAGCTCCGGCAGCAGCTGGAAGGCCAGGGCCTCATAGACTGGGACTTGTAGGCTGCAGAGGCCCGGACAGAGTCAGGGGGTTGGTGCCTGGCCGCCCAACCCCTGCTCCCTCCACTCCCAATACGCTCTGTTCCAGCCCTCTCTACCAGCCAGAGTGTAGTCCATGTCGAAGCCAAAGCAACGACTCTTCCCCAGTGCCAGGCTGCGGTTGACAAAAATCCTGGGGAGAAACAGGAGGATGTTGGCATCAGCCCCCCAGCCCCTCAGAATCCAAGATTCAAAGACGGAGTGGGCGGAAACCCAGCAGAGGAGGGCAGAGCGTTCCCTGCAGCTGCAGAAAGGATGGAGGAAGTGGGTCAGGCCAAGCCGGGGCCCGGCCTGGACCCATGTGTGTCCGAAGGCAAGTGCGAGTGTGCGTGTAAGCGCGTGTGAGCATGTGTGCAAGCGTGCATCTGAGTGCGTGCGGGTAATCAGCAGTTTGCTGTCCCGCCGTGCAGGCGTGTTACAGGCATCCGACCCTGTAAGAAAGTATGTGCAGTTGTTGGTGTGAGGGTTGTCACCTTCTGAAATGGGACTCCCCTGTCCACATTCAGAGATGATGTGTTTGTCACCATTGGATAGCACGTGTCACTGTGTCCGTGGTGAAGCGGAGAGATCTTTGCGGAGGAAAGGCAGTGAAGGGGGCCTCCCGCCGGAGTGTGTGTGGTCAGTTCCCTGATGGGTTGCTGCAGCTATGGA
It encodes:
- the NT5DC4 gene encoding LOW QUALITY PROTEIN: 5'-nucleotidase domain-containing protein 4 (The sequence of the model RefSeq protein was modified relative to this genomic sequence to represent the inferred CDS: substituted 2 bases at 2 genomic stop codons), coding for MASVDRGKPEGLDSPQGPKQNWHQRHVLSNGDKHIISECGQGSPISEGDNPHTNNCTYFLTGSDACNTPARIFVNRSLALGKSRCFGFDMDYTLAGREVPVYEALAFQLLPELLACIGYPHEILRYTYDSTFPTRGLLFNALYGNLLKVDAHGNVLLGAHGFTFLSEXGTKEIWSFYPNKFIQRDDLQRFHILNTLFNLPETYLCACLLDFFSGCSRYTTCDTGYQHVNLFMSFRSLFQDVNDAMNNVHQSGCLKEKTLEDLEKYVEKHPRLPIVLGKMKEVGKVFLATNSSYNYTDXAIMTYLFSISEAEASVRPWRSYFDPIVVDTQKPRLFAEGVVLRQVNTDSGKLRVGTHTGSHQHCALYSGGSLDMVCKLLGVRGKDILYIGHHSFGDILKSKKRQGWRTCLVVPELSWELDIWAREKEGLEELKRLDTHLAAPNQHMDGSSCELQVINFTKREIQMPHESVVEQERASLDPASCLLSCSQRVSGCGRGALWPQRAWGPMG